One region of Catenuloplanes indicus genomic DNA includes:
- a CDS encoding AAA family ATPase — translation MDLLRYADLDIDDVEVVENPRADAPRSLRRSIRLVHSVGGERLSFDMFDESEGTQTWYRLIGPVLTALRSGQILLFDEIDASLHPRLSANIGSRYMPQRLDAARRAARLAVSHRENGATTPHDNPSSGMYRLIEATLPSGRQLF, via the coding sequence TTGGACCTGCTGCGCTACGCCGACCTGGACATCGACGACGTCGAAGTCGTTGAGAATCCCCGAGCAGACGCCCCACGCTCCCTACGCCGGTCGATCAGACTGGTCCACAGCGTGGGAGGCGAGCGGCTGTCCTTCGACATGTTCGACGAGTCCGAGGGCACCCAGACGTGGTACCGGCTCATCGGACCGGTACTGACCGCACTGCGCAGTGGTCAGATCCTGCTCTTCGACGAGATCGACGCAAGCCTCCACCCTCGGCTCTCGGCCAACATCGGATCCCGATACATGCCTCAGCGTCTGGACGCCGCCCGGCGGGCCGCCAGACTGGCGGTGTCTCACCGCGAGAATGGCGCCACCACCCCACACGACAACCCGTCGAGCGGAATGTATCGCCTGATCGAGGCCACGCTCCCGAGCGGCCGCCAGCTGTTCTGA
- a CDS encoding ATP-binding protein — MFNRIAIVNRGEAAMRLIHAVRELNAETGTSPIETVALYTDGERGATFVREADRSYNLGPASARPYLDHAVLERALVATGADAAWVGWGFVAEDPAFAELCEKIGVTFIGPSADAMRKLGDKIGAKLIAEEVGVPVAPWSRGAVESLEAAKEAAAGIGYPLMLKATAGGGGRGIRVVRSDDELTDAYERTSLEAARAFGSGIVFLERLVTGARHVEVQVIADGQGSAWALGVRDCSVQRRNQKVIEESASPVLDRAQARELKEAAERLALAVDYKGAGTVEFLYHPGERLFAFLEVNTRLQVEHPITEVTTDFDLVKAQIHVASGGRLGELMPAEGGHAVEARLNAEDPDRDFAPSPGRIVRLALPSGPGIRVDTGVSEGDVIPADFDSMIAKIIAYGRTRDEALGRLRRAVSETMVIIEGGATNKSFILDLLDQPEVIDGSADTGWIDRVRAEGRLVSAQHSGIALAAAAIEAYEDEARVERQRLLSTAHGGRPQVQHKSGRPIDLKLRGATYRVTVAQTGPRRFRVGIGEEAVLDAELDRFDEHTGRILVNGERFRLVTATHGPTHLVEVDGVTHRVSRDEGGVLRSPAPALVVATPLAVGDEVEAGAPVLVLESMKMETVLRAPFKAKLRECLVTVGSQVETGAPLLRLEPVGDAAAAEAVSEAVDLDLPASQDGLSAEERVARGIAELRSLLLGYDVDPLDEKRALASYLAARAELSHRPLEEEVGLLQVFADLSELSRNRPAGEEHAADTRVHSSREYFHAYLQSLDVDRAGLSDTFRGRLARVLAHYGVTGFERTPELEEAVFRIFLAQQRASADVSVIVTFLQRWLTEPLPGDELRELVSGALEHLIAATQLRYPVIGDLARSIVFRWAAQPMLRRKRAEVYAEVRGHLRFLDQNPDAPDRGERIAAMVSSSEPLVRILGQRIGRPGVDHGPMLEVLSRRYYGNRGASDTRTVEVSGVCFFTAAYQRGDERFRLVATASDFGSLPSVLAAATGLVSADSVADVYLTWDDQPSPDEMADALGSVLASSGLLDSAQRVTFSVAGISGGAMHHHFTFRPGLGEERVIRGLHPLIAERLQVPRWRDFDLTRLPTADEDVYLFRCVAPENPADERLAAMAQIRDLTPLRDTDGRIVALPAVEGALDACLDAIRKVQAQRPVKKRFDTNRITLYVWPQVELSMEELNAVAQRVLPVTAGAGLEEVQFIGRQRDAATGELVEIAVNLGFEAGMNVSFTTPSTDPIEPLDDYRSKVISARRRGTTYPYELTALLGSFVEYDLVGSVLEPVDRPRGRNTAGIVAGVVSTPTTRYPEGIKRVVLLGDPTKALGALAEAECARVIAALDLATSLGVPVEWYALSAGARISMTSGTENMDWVAAALKRIVEFTQAGGEINIVVAGITVGAQPYWNAEATMLMHTRGVLIMTPDSAMVLTGKQSLDFSGGVSAEDNFGIGGYDRVMGPNGQAQYWAPDLSAARDLLMTYYDHSYVLPGESRPRRAATSDAFDRDISDFPHSAPDSDFTTVGQIFSATHNPDRKKPFDIRTVMRAVSDQDHVVLERWAGMADAETAVVQDVHLGGIPVTLLGIESRSVPRRGFPPTDGPDTYTAGTLFPRSAAKAARAINAASGNRPLVVLANLSGFDGSPESMRRLQLEYGAEIGRAIVNFRGPIVFCVISRYHGGAFVVFSKALNPNMTALAVEGSFASVLGGAPAAAVVFAGEVNARTAKDPRVTGLETRIAAESGAARAALVAELAETRSSVRAEKLGEVAAEFDGIHSIKRAVEVGSVDAIIKASELRPQIIAAIEKGLNA; from the coding sequence GTGTTCAACCGCATCGCCATCGTCAACCGCGGAGAGGCCGCCATGCGGCTCATCCACGCCGTCCGCGAACTGAACGCCGAGACGGGAACATCGCCGATCGAGACGGTCGCGCTCTACACGGACGGTGAGCGCGGCGCCACGTTCGTCCGCGAGGCCGACCGGTCCTACAACCTCGGGCCCGCCTCCGCCCGGCCGTACCTGGACCACGCGGTGCTGGAGCGCGCGCTGGTCGCGACCGGTGCGGACGCGGCCTGGGTGGGCTGGGGCTTCGTCGCGGAGGACCCGGCGTTCGCCGAGCTGTGCGAGAAGATCGGCGTTACGTTCATCGGCCCGAGCGCGGACGCGATGCGCAAGCTCGGCGACAAGATCGGCGCGAAGCTGATCGCCGAGGAGGTCGGCGTCCCGGTCGCGCCGTGGAGCCGCGGCGCGGTGGAGAGCCTGGAGGCGGCGAAGGAGGCCGCGGCCGGGATCGGCTACCCGCTGATGCTCAAGGCGACCGCGGGCGGCGGCGGGCGCGGCATCCGCGTGGTGCGCAGCGACGACGAGCTGACCGACGCGTACGAGCGGACCAGCCTGGAGGCCGCGCGCGCGTTCGGCAGCGGCATCGTGTTCCTGGAGCGCCTGGTCACCGGCGCCCGGCACGTCGAGGTCCAGGTGATCGCGGACGGTCAGGGCAGCGCATGGGCGCTCGGCGTCCGCGACTGCTCCGTGCAGCGCCGCAACCAGAAGGTGATCGAGGAGTCCGCCTCCCCGGTGCTGGACCGCGCGCAGGCCCGCGAGCTGAAGGAGGCGGCCGAGCGTCTCGCGCTGGCGGTCGACTACAAGGGCGCGGGCACGGTCGAGTTCCTCTACCACCCGGGCGAGCGGCTGTTCGCGTTCCTTGAGGTCAACACGCGTCTCCAGGTGGAACACCCGATCACCGAGGTGACCACGGACTTCGACCTGGTCAAGGCGCAGATCCACGTGGCGTCCGGCGGGCGCCTGGGCGAGCTGATGCCGGCCGAGGGCGGGCACGCGGTCGAGGCCCGGCTGAACGCGGAGGACCCGGACCGCGACTTCGCGCCGTCGCCGGGCCGGATCGTGCGGCTGGCGCTGCCGAGCGGCCCGGGCATCCGGGTGGACACCGGCGTCAGCGAGGGCGACGTCATCCCGGCCGACTTCGACTCCATGATCGCGAAGATCATCGCGTACGGCCGTACCCGGGACGAGGCTCTCGGCCGGCTGCGGCGCGCGGTGTCCGAGACGATGGTGATCATCGAGGGCGGCGCCACCAACAAGAGCTTCATCCTGGACCTGCTGGACCAGCCCGAGGTGATCGACGGCAGCGCCGACACCGGCTGGATCGACCGGGTCCGTGCGGAGGGCCGGTTGGTCTCCGCGCAGCACTCCGGCATCGCGCTGGCCGCGGCCGCGATCGAGGCGTACGAGGACGAGGCGCGGGTCGAGCGGCAGCGCCTGCTGTCCACCGCGCACGGCGGCCGCCCGCAGGTGCAGCACAAGAGCGGCCGGCCGATCGACCTGAAGCTGCGCGGCGCGACCTACCGGGTGACGGTGGCGCAGACCGGGCCGCGCCGCTTCCGGGTCGGCATCGGCGAGGAGGCGGTGCTCGACGCGGAGCTGGACCGCTTCGACGAGCACACCGGCCGGATACTGGTCAACGGTGAGCGCTTCCGGCTGGTCACCGCCACGCACGGCCCGACGCACCTGGTCGAGGTGGACGGCGTCACGCACCGGGTCAGCCGGGACGAGGGCGGCGTGCTGCGCTCCCCCGCGCCCGCGCTGGTCGTCGCGACGCCGCTCGCGGTCGGCGACGAGGTCGAGGCCGGTGCGCCGGTGCTGGTGCTGGAGAGCATGAAGATGGAGACGGTGCTGCGCGCACCGTTCAAGGCCAAGCTGCGCGAGTGCCTGGTCACGGTCGGCAGCCAGGTGGAGACCGGTGCGCCGCTGCTGCGCCTGGAGCCGGTCGGCGACGCTGCCGCCGCGGAGGCGGTCTCCGAGGCCGTCGATCTGGACCTGCCCGCCTCGCAGGACGGCCTGTCGGCCGAGGAGCGCGTGGCGCGCGGCATCGCGGAGTTGCGCAGCCTGCTGCTCGGCTACGACGTGGACCCGCTGGACGAGAAGCGGGCGCTGGCGTCCTACCTGGCGGCACGGGCCGAGCTGAGCCACCGGCCGCTGGAGGAGGAGGTCGGGCTGCTGCAGGTCTTCGCGGACCTGTCCGAGCTCAGCCGCAACCGGCCGGCCGGCGAGGAGCACGCGGCGGACACCCGGGTGCACAGCTCGCGGGAGTACTTCCACGCGTACCTGCAGTCGCTGGACGTGGACCGGGCCGGGCTGTCCGACACGTTCCGCGGGCGGCTCGCGCGGGTGCTCGCGCACTACGGCGTCACCGGCTTCGAGCGCACGCCGGAGCTGGAGGAGGCGGTCTTCCGGATCTTCCTGGCCCAGCAGCGCGCGTCCGCGGACGTCTCGGTCATCGTCACGTTCCTGCAGCGCTGGCTGACCGAGCCGCTGCCCGGCGACGAGCTGCGCGAGCTGGTCAGCGGCGCGCTGGAGCACCTGATCGCGGCCACCCAGCTGCGCTACCCGGTGATCGGCGACCTGGCCCGGTCGATCGTGTTCCGCTGGGCCGCCCAGCCGATGCTGCGCCGCAAGCGCGCGGAGGTGTACGCGGAGGTCCGCGGCCACCTGCGTTTCCTGGACCAGAACCCGGACGCGCCGGACCGCGGCGAGCGGATCGCGGCGATGGTCTCCTCGTCCGAGCCGCTGGTCCGGATCCTCGGGCAGCGGATCGGCCGGCCCGGTGTGGATCACGGGCCCATGCTGGAGGTGCTGAGCCGTCGCTACTACGGCAACCGGGGCGCGTCGGACACCCGTACCGTCGAGGTCTCCGGGGTCTGTTTCTTCACCGCCGCCTATCAGCGCGGTGACGAGCGGTTCCGGCTGGTCGCGACCGCCTCGGACTTCGGTTCGCTGCCGTCCGTGCTAGCCGCCGCGACCGGCCTGGTCTCCGCGGACTCGGTCGCGGACGTGTACCTGACCTGGGACGACCAGCCGTCGCCGGACGAGATGGCGGACGCGCTCGGTTCCGTGCTCGCGTCGTCCGGGCTGCTCGACTCCGCGCAGCGGGTGACGTTCTCGGTCGCCGGGATCAGCGGTGGCGCGATGCACCACCACTTCACGTTCCGGCCGGGCCTCGGCGAGGAGCGGGTGATCCGCGGGCTGCACCCGCTGATCGCGGAGCGCCTCCAGGTGCCGCGCTGGCGCGACTTCGACCTGACCCGGCTGCCCACCGCGGACGAGGACGTCTACCTGTTCCGCTGCGTGGCGCCGGAGAACCCGGCCGACGAGCGGCTGGCCGCGATGGCGCAGATCCGCGACCTGACGCCGCTGCGCGACACGGACGGCCGGATCGTGGCGCTGCCCGCGGTCGAGGGCGCGCTCGACGCCTGCCTGGACGCGATCCGCAAGGTCCAGGCGCAGCGCCCGGTCAAGAAGCGGTTCGACACCAACCGGATCACGCTGTACGTGTGGCCGCAGGTCGAGCTGTCGATGGAGGAGCTGAACGCGGTCGCGCAGCGGGTGCTGCCGGTGACCGCCGGCGCGGGCCTGGAGGAGGTGCAGTTCATCGGCCGGCAGCGGGACGCGGCCACCGGTGAACTGGTCGAGATCGCGGTCAACCTGGGCTTCGAGGCCGGCATGAACGTGTCGTTCACGACGCCGTCCACGGACCCGATCGAGCCGCTGGACGACTACCGCTCCAAGGTCATCTCGGCGCGGCGGCGGGGCACGACGTACCCGTACGAGCTGACCGCCCTGCTGGGCAGTTTCGTCGAGTACGACCTGGTCGGCTCCGTCCTCGAGCCGGTCGACCGGCCCCGGGGCCGGAACACGGCGGGCATCGTGGCCGGCGTGGTCAGCACGCCCACCACGCGGTACCCGGAGGGCATCAAGCGCGTCGTGTTGCTCGGCGACCCCACCAAGGCGCTGGGCGCGCTGGCCGAGGCGGAGTGCGCGCGGGTGATCGCGGCGCTCGACCTGGCCACGTCGCTCGGCGTTCCGGTCGAGTGGTACGCGCTGTCCGCGGGCGCCCGGATCTCGATGACGTCCGGCACGGAGAACATGGACTGGGTCGCGGCCGCGCTCAAGCGGATCGTGGAGTTCACCCAGGCCGGTGGCGAGATCAACATCGTGGTCGCGGGCATCACGGTCGGCGCGCAGCCGTACTGGAACGCCGAGGCCACGATGCTGATGCACACCCGCGGTGTGCTGATCATGACGCCGGACTCCGCGATGGTACTGACCGGCAAGCAGTCCCTGGACTTCTCCGGCGGCGTCTCGGCCGAGGACAACTTCGGCATCGGCGGGTACGACCGGGTGATGGGGCCGAACGGGCAGGCGCAGTACTGGGCGCCGGACCTGTCGGCCGCGCGGGACTTGCTGATGACGTACTACGACCACTCGTACGTGCTGCCGGGCGAGTCCCGGCCGCGGCGGGCGGCCACGTCGGATGCCTTCGACCGGGACATCTCGGACTTCCCGCACTCGGCGCCGGACAGCGACTTCACCACGGTCGGGCAGATCTTCTCGGCCACGCACAACCCGGACCGGAAGAAGCCGTTCGACATCCGTACGGTGATGCGCGCGGTCTCCGACCAGGACCACGTGGTGCTGGAGCGGTGGGCCGGCATGGCCGACGCGGAGACCGCGGTGGTGCAGGACGTGCACCTGGGCGGCATCCCGGTCACGCTGCTCGGCATCGAGTCCCGCTCGGTGCCGCGCCGGGGCTTCCCGCCCACCGACGGCCCGGACACGTACACGGCCGGCACGCTCTTCCCGCGCTCCGCGGCGAAGGCGGCCCGCGCGATCAACGCGGCCAGCGGCAACCGCCCGCTGGTCGTGCTGGCGAACCTGTCCGGCTTCGACGGCTCGCCCGAGTCCATGCGGCGGCTCCAGCTGGAGTACGGCGCCGAGATCGGCCGGGCGATCGTCAACTTCCGCGGCCCGATCGTGTTCTGCGTGATCTCCCGCTACCACGGTGGCGCGTTCGTGGTCTTCTCCAAGGCCCTGAACCCGAACATGACGGCGCTGGCCGTCGAGGGCTCGTTCGCCTCCGTCCTCGGCGGCGCCCCGGCCGCCGCGGTCGTCTTCGCCGGCGAGGTGAACGCGCGCACCGCCAAGGACCCGCGCGTCACCGGCCTGGAGACCCGGATCGCCGCCGAGTCCGGCGCCGCCCGGGCCGCGCTGGTCGCGGAGCTGGCAGAGACCCGGTCCTCCGTGCGCGCGGAGAAACTGGGCGAGGTGGCGGCCGAGTTCGACGGCATCCACAGCATCAAGCGGGCGGTCGAGGTCGGCTCGGTCGACGCCATCATCAAGGCGTCCGAACTCCGCCCCCAGATCATCGCGGCTATCGAAAAAGGCCTGAACGCCTGA